The DNA sequence GTATAGTGGTAAGCAAGTTTTTTAACATTTGGTGCCATCGTTGCAGAGAAACATAAGGTTTGGCGGTTACGTGGCGTCGCTCTTAAAATTTGATCAACTTCATTTCTAAATCCCATTAATAACATTTGATCTGCTTCATCAATGACGACTGTTTTAACTTTATTTAAATCTATTGTTCCACGTTCAATATGGTCAATTAATCGTCCAGGAGTTGCAATGATTAAATGAATAGTACCTTTTAATTTATTTAGCTGAGAACCGATATTGCGTCCTCCGTAAGCTGCTAACACATTAATAGCTTTTCCTTTAGCTAATTGATTAGCTTCTTCTGTAATTTGTAAAGCTAACTCTCGAGTAGGCGTGATAATTAATGCTTGAGTTGCACAGACATCAGGTGAAATATTTTCAAATAATGGTAATAAGAAAGCTAATGTTTTTCCGGTTCCTGTTTGAGCCTGAGCAATTACATCTTTATAGTCTTTAATTAATGGAATACACTCTTCTTGAATTGAAGTAGGAGTTGTAATTCCTGATTTTTTTAAAACTTGAACCAATGGTTCACTAATCCCTAAATCTTTAAAATTCATAATGACATACCTTTCGTTCTTGTATTCAATTAATCATACCATAGTCTATGCAAAAATACATGAGTAATTAATTTATAGTGATTTATAATTGATATACTGTGTTTACAATTAAGATTGAAGTGACGTAATCCGTTGATTATAGTAATAAAATACTTGGTGATAAAAAGTAAAGGGGGAATTCTTTAGCAAAAGGAAACTAATAAAATATTATTGTTAATAATGCTTTGCAGAAAAAAAGAACATATAGTGTATTTTTGTATTAAAAACTATATGAAAAGTCGATACATTTAATCTGTTATATGTTAGAATTTAACTGACATAGGTAAAAACTGGGAAGGTGATGGAGGCTGAAACTGAATAACGTAAGTCCAAAAGTTAAATGTTTATACGATAAATTTTTTGAAACTGAATCAGATATAGAGAAGGTATTAACATTTGTTGCTGAACAGAGAAGGTGCAATGAAGTCTCTACAAGTGAGATTAAGCAATTAATTTCAATAATGAGAAGTCAGCAATTTAATCTTATTGCGGCTAAGTTGCTTAATATGTTAGGATATTTATTGCTTAATCAAGGGGAGACACAGGCGGCTATTGATTTGTGGGATGAGGCTATATCAATTTTTGAAAAAAATGAAGATGAAGCTGGGATAGTCCAAAGTTACAGTGGTTTAATGTGTGGTTATTTTAACCTTGGCCTATATGATGAGAGTATTGATTTTGGAGTGAAGGGACTAAGACTGGCACAGGAATCAGGGGATGATCAATTATTACTATTAACGTTAGGAAATATTGCATTTAATTATTATGCATTAGAAAAATATGAGGAAGCAAAAGAAGCAGTAAAATTGATAAGATGTTTAAAAGAACCAGTCGTGGAGGGGAATAAAGTATCTTTAGATCAGTTAGAAGCTGGCATTTGTTTAGTCGATAATAATCTTGAGGAAGCTAAGTATTTGATTGATCGTGCTTATGAACGAGTACTTAACCTTAATCATCCGGCATTATTGTCAGAAACTTTACGTATGAGAGGAAAAGTTTATTATCAACTTGGTGATGATAAAGTATATGAGGAAAGCTTTGAAGAATCAATTCGTCTAGCACAGGAAGGAAATTTTTTAGAATACCTGGCACAAACGTATTATGAGTGGGGGAAAATCGAGTTAGCGAAGGATAATAAATTAAGAGGAGAGCTATTTCTGTTAGAAGCTAATCATTACGTTAAGCGTCTTGGAAGTCCATTACTATCTGTTAATATATGTAGGGTTTTAATTGAATTTTATAAATCATTAAATATTTTTGAACTTGCCTTGCATTATTATGAAAAATGTTCGGAAGTAGAAAGAAAGGCTCACCTAAAGCGTTCTGAGCTTTGGGAGAAGCGAATTAATCGAGAGAAATATATTAGTGAAGCAAAGATTTTTAAGTCACTCTATGATGAATTAGAAACTATTTCTCATATCGGTCGTTCGTTTACAGAAACATTAAGTTTGGAAAAATTAATCATTCATGTTCATGAACAACTTTCTAAAATGATGGATACGACTGTATTAGCTATTACAGAGGTTAACGAAGAGAAAAATTGCTTAGACTATTTAATATATTTAGAATCAGGTAATCGATTGAACTCTGGATATGTTAGCTTAGACGATGAGAATAGTTTAGGCGTTTATTGTATTAAACAAAAGGAAAATTTAATTATTAATAATTTAGATGAAGAATATGAACTATATCAGTTAAAAAAGGATGAAACGATTTCATTTCAAAAAGGTATTAAATCCATACTTTGTTGTCCTTTAATCATTCGTAATGAAGTTAAAGGGTATATTACTGTTCAATCTTATGAAATTAACTCATACACTCAACGCGATTTAACTAAGTTAAGTGTTTTAGCTTCTTATATTATTATTGCTTTAGAAAATGCTAAGTTATATCGTCAAACAGCTTATTTGGCTCGCTATGATGGATTAACAAGTTTATATAATCGAGTAGAGGCACTAAAAAAAGGAGAAAAATTATATCGGCTAGCTAAACATAAAAATCCAATGAGTGTTATCATGATTGATATTGATCATTTTAAACTTATTAATGATACATATGGTCATCAAATAGGTGATCAAGTTATTCAACTATTTAGTAATTTATTGAAGACCAAGCGTAATCGTGATACGGTAATTGGGAGATATGGAGGAGAAGAGTTTATCATCTTTTTAAATCATCGGAATATTGATCAAGCTTGTGAATTTGCAGAACAATTAAGAGAAGAATTGAAGGAGCTTAGTTTTAGATTTAATCAATTAGGAATAAAAGAAGTGACAGCAAGTTTAGGCGTTCACGAGTATCGATTTAATGAAGATTTGTTAGACAATGGAATTTATGCAGCGGATCAAGCAATGTATCATTCAAAAACCAATGGACGTGATCAAGTGACAAGCTACAGGAGATTAAAATTAGAAAAATTAGCTCCCTCAAAAGTAAGTGAAAATTAAAGAATTAAAAAACCTGAGATAATCGACCAAGTTGGTGTTATTTAATCAGGTTTTTCTTTTTGGGAAATGATTTTTAAGAGATTAATTTAAGGGTAGAGATTTTTTTATGACTCGTCTGTTTAAAAGGCTATTTTTTATTTGAATGAAATGATATTACGCTAAGATGAAACATACTATTTATTAGAAACCTTAAAGCTTGATGAGCAATATGGCAAAGAGTGAAAGAGGTGTCTTATGAAGAAAATACAAGGGATTGATAAAGAAATTAAAAAACTTAAGGCGCACCTTACTCAACTAAAACTAAATGTTAAGACTAGGTCGATGGGAGTATTATTAAATCAAGAAGCAACTATTCGGAAAAAAATGAAAGTTGTTCAATATTTATTGAATCAACTAGAAGAAACGAATGAGCAACAAATCTATCAAGACTATTTAAGGTTACTAAATGACGCATCAGAACAAATTTTAAATTTATATAATGAGGAGAATGAAACTGAATATCGACTGGAAGAAGTGATTGAGGGATTTGAAGAAGAATACATGCAAAATGGAGTATTATATATTTTACTTAGTCGTTATTTACCAGGATTAATGAATTCTCCTCATTTTGCTATTTTACCGTCACATCCGAAAGATGAGTACCCTATAGCACGTCAGATGAAACGTAAGTTTTATTTACATTTAGGAGAGACGAATACAGGAAAAACCTATCATGCGATGAAGAAACTTGAATTAGGAGAGGATGGAATCTATTTAGCTCCACTTCGTTTATTGGCACTTGAAAATTACGAGAAAATGAACCAAGATGGCGTTAAGTGTCATTTGTTAACAGGAGAAGAGGAGGTACTGATTGAAGGGGCTCATCATATTAGTTGTACGATCGAAAAGTTGGATTTAGAAAAAGAGTATCATGTCGCAGTCATTGATGAGGTTCAATTGATTCAAGATAGTATTAGGGGGGCATCTTGGACACGTGCTATTTTAGGGATTTTAAGTCCAGAAATTCATTTATGTGGCGCACTTAATGTGAAGTCATTATTAATCCAAATGATTACTGAATGTGGGGATGAATACGAGTGTATCGAGTATTTCCGTAATATTCCCTTACAGTTTGAGTCTACTGCTTATCAATTAAATAAACCGATTAAAGGGGATGCTCTGATTGCATTTTCTAAAAAGAAAGTTTTAGAACTATCCAGATATTATCAAGATCGAGGGTTTAAGACGAGTATTATTTATGGAGATTTACCACCAGAAGTACGTCGGATTCAATATCAATCCTTTAGTGAGGGACAAAGTGAGTTACTCATTTCAACTGATGCCATTGGGATGGGAGTTAATTTACCAATTCGAAGAATTGTATTTGTTAGTG is a window from the Turicibacter bilis genome containing:
- a CDS encoding DEAD/DEAH box helicase, whose amino-acid sequence is MNFKDLGISEPLVQVLKKSGITTPTSIQEECIPLIKDYKDVIAQAQTGTGKTLAFLLPLFENISPDVCATQALIITPTRELALQITEEANQLAKGKAINVLAAYGGRNIGSQLNKLKGTIHLIIATPGRLIDHIERGTIDLNKVKTVVIDEADQMLLMGFRNEVDQILRATPRNRQTLCFSATMAPNVKKLAYHYTYSPTMVTIEPKKVTIDTIRQEVIETTDRWKADTLCQVLEEDNPFLAIIFARTKRRADELFAKMKKRGFNVQVIHSDIAQNKRERILKSFRDADLQYLIATDVASRGLDISGVTHIYNYDVPETPEIYIHRIGRTGRAGEDGYTCMFVAPKDNLEFNMIERKLRRNLPKRQLKEELRKTK
- a CDS encoding helicase-related protein — protein: MKKIQGIDKEIKKLKAHLTQLKLNVKTRSMGVLLNQEATIRKKMKVVQYLLNQLEETNEQQIYQDYLRLLNDASEQILNLYNEENETEYRLEEVIEGFEEEYMQNGVLYILLSRYLPGLMNSPHFAILPSHPKDEYPIARQMKRKFYLHLGETNTGKTYHAMKKLELGEDGIYLAPLRLLALENYEKMNQDGVKCHLLTGEEEVLIEGAHHISCTIEKLDLEKEYHVAVIDEVQLIQDSIRGASWTRAILGILSPEIHLCGALNVKSLLIQMITECGDEYECIEYFRNIPLQFESTAYQLNKPIKGDALIAFSKKKVLELSRYYQDRGFKTSIIYGDLPPEVRRIQYQSFSEGQSELLISTDAIGMGVNLPIRRIVFVSAKKFDGEVVRELTSQEVKQIAGRAGRKGIYEIGYVTCLDEHLAFVKEKLECKDEVIEQAIIGPHESMLEIKGIPLIEKLMIWENHYQDIHHYKKMDIERYLFVLTQIKHYKLSQWVQWKIMKLPVNFMQMDLLNLLLLYIEEHFINGNSELTKPRLHAEDLEILEIHYQEVNLYYSFSKVFHLEFDINWVYRERSKVSKKLNYLLLRL
- a CDS encoding sensor domain-containing diguanylate cyclase; this translates as MLGYLLLNQGETQAAIDLWDEAISIFEKNEDEAGIVQSYSGLMCGYFNLGLYDESIDFGVKGLRLAQESGDDQLLLLTLGNIAFNYYALEKYEEAKEAVKLIRCLKEPVVEGNKVSLDQLEAGICLVDNNLEEAKYLIDRAYERVLNLNHPALLSETLRMRGKVYYQLGDDKVYEESFEESIRLAQEGNFLEYLAQTYYEWGKIELAKDNKLRGELFLLEANHYVKRLGSPLLSVNICRVLIEFYKSLNIFELALHYYEKCSEVERKAHLKRSELWEKRINREKYISEAKIFKSLYDELETISHIGRSFTETLSLEKLIIHVHEQLSKMMDTTVLAITEVNEEKNCLDYLIYLESGNRLNSGYVSLDDENSLGVYCIKQKENLIINNLDEEYELYQLKKDETISFQKGIKSILCCPLIIRNEVKGYITVQSYEINSYTQRDLTKLSVLASYIIIALENAKLYRQTAYLARYDGLTSLYNRVEALKKGEKLYRLAKHKNPMSVIMIDIDHFKLINDTYGHQIGDQVIQLFSNLLKTKRNRDTVIGRYGGEEFIIFLNHRNIDQACEFAEQLREELKELSFRFNQLGIKEVTASLGVHEYRFNEDLLDNGIYAADQAMYHSKTNGRDQVTSYRRLKLEKLAPSKVSEN